A window of the Sabethes cyaneus chromosome 1, idSabCyanKW18_F2, whole genome shotgun sequence genome harbors these coding sequences:
- the LOC128743573 gene encoding uncharacterized protein LOC128743573, giving the protein MNNGTAAVKDSPGGGTPNRMTSGRQQALYYVFVYIFCLQVVTTNQRTSTLWKLNSEQGKIVSVPTVGGRDDSLGAYGMEELTERSQMPYSDDDDEESTFAIITAAAANFRHNTWNRGEGTTEELLRRLEENPTLSPLASPYSKPNKNASNGGGFRESAESLSVRQAEAAKVTPAADLLTCGKPVNFTHYDDLVGVAQRYEHNPSPEPDVAYLFLKRKTGQSLEHFNIDALERRLRRAKKEQPHTIHLWNQIGNFWRIKGNAGHAIECFRRALSVAPTNADTLLHLARVLFNLQYLDDAISLTKRSLEVHPPERSAWRQYFTLGEIFKAYGQLSDSLLHLKQALALHPHYEPIRRLIAEAEKIEFASNTTRMQFYTGLIIVVLSLIVLTMVCFMLKTRSSSHGHSSNSSAISITNLIGGGTTVVCDSYSEDTPGDDTNNLNGSNHNNNNNDGTGGRLMGPLINGLSLAGFRPAKHFNRAQAMRSLRSVAFRSFRPFRYRK; this is encoded by the exons GGCTGTGAAAGACTCTCCCGGTGGGGGCACACCGAACCGGATGACATCCGGTCGCCAGCAAGCTCTCTATTACGTGTTTGTTTACATATTCTGTCTGCAGGTCGTTACGACCAACCAGCGCACGTCCACGCTGTGGAAGCTCAACTCGGAGCAGGGGAAGATCGTTAGCGTTCCGACCGTCGGCGGAAGG GATGATTCCCTTGGAGCTTATGGAATGGAAGAATTGACCGAGCGCAGTCAGATGCCGTACTCGGATGATGACGACGAGGAGTCAACGTTTGCGATCATTACTGCTGCTGCAGCCAATTTTCGGCACAACACCTGGAACAGGGGTGAAGGCACAACGGAAGAATTGCTGCGACGGCTGGAGGAAAA TCCTACGTTGAGCCCTCTTGCATCACCGTACAGTAAGCCGAATAAAAATGCTAGCAATGGTGGTGGCTTTCGGGAGTCTGCGGAAAGTCTGTCGGTCCGTCAGGCGGAAGCAGCAAAAGTTACGCCAGCAGCCGACTTGCTGACCTGCGGCAAGCCTGTAAACTTTACCCACTACGACGATCTGGTCGGTGTAGCGCAACGCTACGAGCACAATCCCTCGCCGGAACCGGATGTGGCGTATCTGTTCCTGAAGCGCAAGACCGGCCAGTCGCTGGAGCATTTCAACATTGACGCGCTGGAGCGACGACTTCGGCGAGCCAAAAAGGAACAACCGCACACGATTCATCTGTGGAATCAGATCGGCAACTTTTGGCGCATCAAGGGAAACGCCGGTCATGCGATCGAGTGCTTCCGGCGGGCGCTATCCGTTGCGCCCACCAACGCGGACACCCTGCTTCACCTGGCTCGGGTGCTGTTCAATTTGCAGTATCTGGACGATGCCATCAGTCTTACGAAGCG ATCACTGGAGGTTCATCCGCCGGAACGCAGCGCCTGGCGGCAGTATTTCACGTTGGGTGAAATTTTTAAAGCTTACGGACAGCTGTCGGATTCGCTACTGCACCTGAAGCAGGCGCTGGCGCTGCATCCACACTACGAGCCGATAAGGCGGCTGATTGCCGAAGCGGAGAAGATTGAGTTCGCGTCCAATACGACGCGGATGCAGTTCTACACCGGGCTGATCATTGTGGTGCTG TCACTGATTGTTCTGACGATGGTATGCTTTATGCTCAAAACCAGAAGCTCTAGTCACGGCCATAGTAGTAACAGTTCGGCCATTAGCATTACGAATCTCATTGGAGGTGGAACCACGGTCGTTTGCGATAGCTACAGTGAAGACACCCCGGGGGATGATACCAACAACCTGAATGGTAgcaaccacaacaacaacaacaatgacgGCACGGGAGGACGCCTGATGGGACCGCTTATCAATGGGCTTTCGTTGGCTGGCTTTCGGCCAGCCAAACACTTCAACCGCGCACAGGCAATGCGTTCGCTGCGAAGTGTTGCTTTCCGCTCGTTCCGACCGTTCCGGTACCGTAAATAA
- the LOC128732348 gene encoding uncharacterized protein LOC128732348 — MRIPDRDRPSKRRRGDSVTPNKPATGTRPVENRDKLVVSSPPNSFWVYLSRFHPTVTTDVVEGLVRDGLQIRDAIRVVPLVKKGTDLQSLNFVSFKVGIPLKYKAAALTPDCWPQGIAFREFDDARSNSAVWLPPIPTAPPATPAVKPPGNSAVDTLSVTPMALDSPAPLEPSTSDA; from the coding sequence ATGCGGATACCGGACCGCGATCGTCCTTCAAAACGTCGCCGAGGTGACTCGGTGACTCCGAATAAACCGGCCACCGGAACGAGGCCCGTCGAGAACCGTGATAAGCTTGTGGTCAGTTCCCCACCCAATTCATTCTGGGTGTACTTGTCGCGTTTCCACCCCACCGTGACCACTGACGTTGTCGAAGGACTAGTTCGGGATGGCCTACAGATTCGGGATGCCATTCGAGTTGTTCCCTTAGTAAAAAAGGGTACTGACCTCCAGTCGCTAAATTTCGTGTCCTTCAAGGTTGGCATTCCCTTGAAATACAAAGCTGCGGCCTTGACCCCCGACTGTTGGCCACAAGGAATCGCTTTTAGGGAATTCGACGACGCTCGTTCGAATTCAGCGGTATGGCTTCCCCCTATTCCCACCGCTCCGCCTGCAACTCCAGCCGTTAAACCACCCGGTAACTCTGCTGTCGACACCTTATCCGTGACTCCGATGGCGCTGGACTCTCCAGCCCCTTTAGAGCCGTCGACTTCAGACGCCTAG
- the LOC128732349 gene encoding uncharacterized protein LOC128732349, which produces MEAPNPPAAVETFPPAYISRSGPVCGCGSQGFQTPTLGKYITLNRYFSADAVYVSSSSTTGLPILEVQPADFRRLDAPASFSQPTYTGTPGCTVVGTMDAPDLPAAVESFQPATSSRPGPACGSSGRGVQNPLPGKFVIIDSRPTGDSYSASSPSLRNQEPYNRTEPQHIHCYYQNVGGMNTSAVDYLLACSDSPYEIIVLTETWLDNRTCSRQIFGPNYEVFRCDRSIHNSRKSTGGGVSIAVHHQFKASIVENDNWLPVEQVWVTVKLADRRLFLCALYLPPDRIRDPVILNAHMNSVTAIASMASPVDEIIVMGDFNLPGLKWRGRGNGFMYVDSSSSSLSPLTNELLDCYSTATMQQVNNIANENGRFLDLCFASVQVQAPEIAMAPSPLVKDVPHHPPLLVTIRQQIRLDVTSAPPIVYYDFARADFREIQRTLTSINWDAVLDKDDVNSAAMTFSNILNYAIDRHVPKRTMPALKQIPWVNAMLRRLKSERKTALKKFSKYRTLPLRNHYLSINTRYKRLSRSCFRNYLSNIERRLKRNPKSFWKHVNEQRKDNGLPSVMFLGSETASNTEQISQLFARKFSSVFTDERLTREEISAAIQCVPVLSNCLTHLSIDDAMVISAAAKLKSSRSSGPDGIPSVLLKQCINALAAPMSHLNMS; this is translated from the exons ATGGAAGCCCCCAACCCCCCCGCCGCAGTCGAGACATTCCCGCCAGCGTACATCAGTCGTTCCGGTCCTGTGTGCGGGTGCGGGAGCCAGGGCTTCCAGACACCCACCCTCGGCAAGTATATCACGCTGAACCGCTATTTCTCTGCTGATGCAGTTTACGTTTCCAGTTCTTCAACTACCGGCTTACCGATCCTCGAAGTTCAGCCAGCTGATTTCCGCCGGCTCGACGCTCCTGCCAGTTTCAGTCAACCAACTTACACCGGAACACCGGGATGCACTGTTGTTGGCACCATGGACGCCCCCGACCTCCCTGCCGCAGTCGAGTCATTCCAGCCAGCGACCAGcagccgtcccggtcctgcgTGCGGGAGCAGCGGACGGGGCGTCCAAAACCCCCTGCCAGGCAAGTTCGTTATTATTGATTCCCGCCCCACTGGTGATTCGTACTCTGCTTCCAGTCCTTCGCTTCGCAACCAGGAACCGTACAACCGCACAGAACCCCAACATATTCACTGCTACTACCAAAATGTGGGTGGCATGAACACGAGTGCTGTTGACTATCTGCTCGCCTGCTCCGACAGTCCGTACGAGATAATCGTATTgaccgaaacctggcttgacAATCGTACGTGCTCTCGGCAGATATTTGGGCCTAATTATGAGGTGTTCCGTTGCGACCGCAGCATACACAATAGTCGCAAAAGCACAGGAGGTGGCGTCTCGATAGCAGTCCATCACCAGTTCAAAGCGTCTATCGTCGAAAATGACAACTGGCTGCCCGTCGAGCAAGTGTGGGTGACGGTAAAGCTTGCAGACCGGAGGTTATTCTTGTGTGCACTGTATCTGCCTCCTGATCGCATCCGCGATCCCGTTATTTTGAATGCTCATATGAATTCAGTCACTGCAATAGCTTCAATGGCGTCTCCAGTAGACGAGATAATAGTTATGGGCGATTTCAACCTGCCTGGGTTAAAGTGGCGCGGACGAGGCAATGGTTTCATGTACGTTGACTCTAGCTCGTCGTCTCTATCCCCACTCACTAACGAGTTACTCGACTGCTACAGCACTGCCACCATGCAACAAGTTAACAACATTGCTAACGAAAACGGTCGCTTTCTCGATTTATGCTTTGCTAGTGTGCAAGTTCAGGCTCCCGAAATAGCGATGGCTCCTTCCCCTCTAGTTAAGGACGTTCCACATCATCCACCCTTGCTGGTTACTATCCGTCAACAAATACGTCTTGACGTGACTAGTGCACCACCGATCGTCTACTATGATTTCGCCCGTGCGGACTTCAGGGAAATCCAAAGAACCCTGACTAGCATCAATTGGGATGCAGTTTTGGACAAGGATGATGTCAATTCTGCCGCAATGACTTTCTCCAACATCCTGAACTACGCTATCGATCGACATGTCCCAAAAAGAACCATGCCCGCTCTGAAGCAGATACCCTGGGTAAACGCTATGTTACGACGTCTGAAATCCGAGAGAAAGACCGCTctcaagaaattttcaaaatatcgaaCGTTGCCACTCCGTAACCACTACCTGTCGATCAACACGCGTTACAAACGATTGAGTCGCTCCTGTTTCCGGAATTACCTGAGCAACATCGAACGTAGACTGAAAAGGAATCCCAAATCCTTTTGGAAGCACGTCAACGAACAGCGGAAGGACAACGGGCTTCCTTCGGTAATGTTCCTGGGTAGTGAAACTGCCAGTAACACAGAACAGATTTCCCAACTATTCGCGCGGAAATTCTCCAGCGTATTTACTGACGAAAGATTGACAAGAGAAGAAATTTCCGCAGCCATCCAGTGCGTCCCCGTACTTAGCAATTGCTTAACTCACCTTTCCATCGACGACGCGATGGTCATATCAGCCGCCGCGAAGCTAAAATCCTCTCGTTCTTCTGGACCGGATGGTATTCCGTCTGTTCTGCTGAAACAGTGTATCAACGCCTTGGCTGCTCCGATGAGCCACCT CAATATGTCGTAG